Sequence from the Rhodanobacter sp. genome:
CGAAGATGCGGTTGAGCGCGATGGCGCTGTGCGAGGGCTGGTTGAACAGCACCGTGGCGTCCTTGCCCAGGTTGAAGCTCTGCCAGTTCAGCGCCAGCAGCGCGGACTGCTGGTTGACCACGGTGCTGGCGCCGCTTTGCGTGATCGAGCCCACGCCGCCCACGATCACGCCGCCCACCGGCATGGTGGTGGGCGCCACACCTCCGGCGGCTGCAGCCGCCGCGCCGCTGCAGAACGCCATCGAGCCGAGCGCCAGCGCCGGGCTCAGCGCCAGCCGCTGCTGCCGCAATCGCGGCAAGGCGCTCATCGGCTCCACCGGCCGACGGGACGTGCGCTGGAGGGAGCGGGAAGTCGTGTTCATGGTCGTTGTCCGTCAGAACGTGAGGCCGAACCGCGCATAGACGTGGTACCCGTGCTTGTCCGAAGCATCCTGGCTACCCAGCGGCACGGCGCCGTCGAAATGGAATTCGAGGTGATGCCAGTACGGCAGTCGGAAGATGAAGCCCGCGCCCACGCCGTCGTAGGTCACCGGCTTGAGGCCGCTGGCGCGCTCCTTGGGCACCGGGAAGCCGCGCGCGTAGTCGAGGAAGGTCTCCACTTCCAGCAGCTCGCGCCACGGCCTGCCGTGGAACGGCGAAACCTTCTCGCTGAAGCCCGGCGCGTCGACGTGATATTCCAGCGAGGTGTAGTAGCCGCGTGCGCTCAACGCATCGGCGATCGGATAGGCGCGCACGCTGTCCGGCCCGCCGATGACGAATTGTTCCAGCGGCGCCAGCACGTCGCGGCTGTATTGCCCGTTGAACTTGAAGTACAGCCGCTGCGTGCGGGTGAGGAATTGCAGGCGGGTATACGAAAGGCGCTCGGACAGGAAGTTGCTGGAGTGATCCGGACTGACCAGGTCGGGCTGCTTGGAATCGTCGCTGATCGATTTGCGCACGCTGACCTGCAGCAGGTCCACGCCGTTGAAGCGCCGGTCGGTGTGCTCCATGCCGAAACCCAGCTCGGCCAGCTCGAAACGCTCGTCGGAAAGCGGGAAGTTGAAGCCGCCCAGCTCCAGCTTCGATTCCTCGCGGATCAGGTGCAGCGAGCCCAGCATCTTCAGGTCGGTGTCGTTGACGAACTTCCAGTCCGCACCGCCGAAGTAGGAGGTGCTCGGCCCCTTGACGTGCAGGTTGGCGAACGCGCCGGAGTTGATCTGCAGTTCGCTGCGCGTGGCGCCGAGCACGCCGCCCAGGCCGGGCACCACCACCGTGGGGATGCGGTAGATCAGCGATCCGAACACGTTCTCGCTGGGATCGAGCGCGTAGTCGACATTGGCGGACAGGCTGTCGCCGATGCCCAGCGGACTGTTCCAGGTGATGCCGGCCTGCGCGCGGTAGCGCCCGGTCAGCTCGGTGCCGTAGTCGTTCGCGCCCAGTGTGATGGTGTAGGGCTTGGATTCGCGCGCCACCATGATGAGGTCGGTGGTGCCGGTCTTTTCGCCGGGCTGGAAGGTGGCGGTGACCGACACGCCCGGCAGGTCGCGGTCGTACAGCAGCGCCGTGCTGACTTCGTCGTTCTGCAGCCCCTTGCCGCGCAGCTTCTCGGCCGGCGCCGCGATCACGCCGGCGCGGTAACGCTTGTTGCCCTTGACGATGATGCGGCCGATCTCGCCTTCCAGCACGTGGATGCGCACCACGTGATCCTGGCCCACCGTCTGCGCCGGCAGGTAGGCCGTGGCCAGGATGAAGCCGCCGTCGCGCAGGCGCTTGGTGATGGCGTCGGCTACGCCTTGCAACTGGTCGAACCCGAGCTTGGCCGGTTGTGTCGCCGTCCCGCCCAGTTTGCGGAACTGCGCGTCGGCCAGCGCCTGGATGCTGGCGGGCGTGATGCCCTCTTTCTTGTGCTGGCCCACGCCGTCCACGCGGAAGCCGCTGACGACGATCTGCTGCGTCTGCGCGCTGCCTTCGTCGCGGTCACGCAACGGCGGCACCACGCGATCGGGCGGCGGCGCCGGCGGCGGCACGACCGCCGGCCGCACCTCGACGGGGGCCGTCGCCACGTCCGTCGCTCCCGGAAGATGCACGGTATACGCCACCACCTGTTCCGGCAGGTAGGCATGCGCATCGGCAAAACCGGCCTTGTGCAGCGCGTCGGTGATGCGCGCAGCGAGCGCCTGCAGCTGTGCCGTGCCGAGCGTTTGCCCCTTGCCCGCCACCGCCGCCTGCTGGTACTCGCGGTCGATGATGCCCTGCACCGTGGTCTGCGCCGCCGGCCCCGCATCGGCCGGCACCCCACTGACGAGGATCTGCGGCGGACCGCCGCCGCTCGCCTGCGCCCATGCTTCCCCGGTACCCAGAATCAGCGCCAACGCGGCTGCCAGACATACCCTGCGCACGGCTATCCCCTTCACGTGATCGGCAAACGACAAAACCGGACTGTCCTTCACATGCAATGCGCAAAACACCGCGGATTCCGGTCACCGAACGAACCGGAGAGCCGTCACGGCACGGCGCTCCTCCCCCGCGCTTGCCGTCGCGAAGTGGACGCCACCTTGAATGGACGGCTTTTTCCGGCGACACATGCCGTGACAGTCATTGCGTCGCTGGATGCCTGGCCGTAGCCGAACCCGGAATGCTCGGCGCCGATGCGCAAGGCACTCGATGCGCTCTACGCAAGCGCATCCGGCATGCCGAGGGAAAGCGGGATCAGTTCACCCGCATCAGCCAGTAAACCAGCAACACGCAAGCCAGCAGGCCGGCGGCAAAGGCCAGCAGCGGCTTCCAGGCTACATGGCGGCGTGCAGCCGCCGGTGGAGGCGACGCCTGGGCGACCACCGGTGCGGCGGCAGCGCGCACGCCTTGCTGGGTGATGCGCGTGCGAAGCGTGTTGCGGGCGGTGATGCCATGGCTGTCGCAGAGCGAACCAAGCAGCTGGCGACGCCGCTTGCGGTACTCCTCGCGGCTGATGCGCCCGCTGTAGTGAGCATCGTCCAGCACGCGCAAACCCTGGTTGACCCGTTGCTCACGCTCGCTCATTTCAGCTCCCGCAATAGCCGGAACCCGACATCTTTCTGCGCGCCGCCGCTGTCGCTGCGGCTGGTATCCACGGTGCAATCGGACCAATAGCTGTTGTAGCTGGCACCCCGCACCATCACACCGCCGCCGCTGGTTGTCCACTCCCAGACGTTGCCGGACATGTTGACCAGTCCCCAGGGATTGGCTTCGCGGCCCAAGGCGGAAATCGGGCCGCCGCCGCTGCTGTCGTCGCTGCCGGGCGGAACGCAGTTGCTGTCCGGCGATTGCTTCCAGCCGCTGCCGGCATGCGCCGCATGCATCCATTCGGCGTCGGTGGGCAGGCGGTAGGTGTAGCCGCTGGCGCTGCTCAGCCATTGCGCGTAGGCCTTGGCCTGCGCGAGGGTGATGTTGCTGATCGGCAAGCCGGCCGCATCACGGTCGCCCGGCGAGGTTTCGCTGCAGGCATGGGTGGTGCGGCAATAGCGGTTGAATTCGCCGATGGTGATTTCGGTGCGCGACATCGCAAACGGCTTGCCGCCGCCCATGCCTGGCACCACCACCAAGGCCGGGCCGCGTCCGTTGCCGCCCAAGGTATCCACGCACGCGCGGCCCTTGCCGACCAGGTCGGGACGCGCGCAAGGGTCGCTGCCGGCGGCAGCGGCGGCGTTGGCATTGGCTGGCACGGGCGCCGCGGCGCCGGTGACCCCGGCTGGAGATTTGCTGGTTGCGGCGGCGCCGGCGGGCTTGTTCGCCGCAGCCGTGCTCGGCGCCGTTGCCGCGGGCGTCGTCGGTGTCGGTGTCGGCGTCGACGCCGCCGGCGTGGCAGGCGCCGCACTCGCCGCGCTGGGCTTGAGGCTGTCGAGCAGGCTGGACAGGTCGCCCTGCGGCAGATGCCCATGCTGCTTGAGCTCGGACTCCAGGTCGGCCAGACCCTTCGCATCGGCCTTGCGCGCGGCGGCCAACTGGCCGCGCAGGCGCTGGTAATCGGCATCGGCCAGCGGACGGCCGCTGGCCTTCAACAGGGCGGCCGCCAACTCGTAACGTGCCTGGGCGTTGCGCAGGTCACTGCGGTTGCCCAAGTCCTTCTGGGCCTGCGTCAGCAGGTTCGAAGCCGCCGTGTACTTGCCGCGCTGGAACTGGTCGTCGGCCTGGCCGAGGTAGGCCTGCGCCACCAGTTGCGGGCCTTCCTTGGCAAGGAAGGGGTTGTCCGGCTGAAGGGTGCGGATGCGGGCCAGCGATTCCAGGGCCTTGGCGCTGTCGTCGGCGGCGGCGGCGCGGCGCACCGATTCGATGCGCGATTCCACTTCGGCGGTGGCGGCCTCCTGGTCGAGTTCGGCTTGCGCCTGGCTTTGCAGCGCGGCGAGTTTGTCGCGCTGGGCCAGCAACGCCGCCGACTGCGGCGCGTATTGCAGGCCGAAGTTCACCAGCGCCAGATCCTGCGGCAGGTGCATGGCGTCGGTCTGCTGAGAGGCGGCGCCGGCGATGGCCGCCCCCAGCGCGTCCACCAGCTTGCGCGTTTCCGGCGACGGGTCGTTGCGCAACACGGCCATGGCCGCAGATACCGACTGCTGCCACGACGTGCTGACCGTTGGGGCGGCCAGCAGGGCCGCCAGCGCGCTGCGCGCCTGCGGGATGCTCTGCATCGCCGCACCGGCCAGCGGTGCGGCGGGCGCGGTGGCCGCGGCGAGCGCGGCCAATTGCGCGGCACGCTGCTTGAGGCGCGCCGAGTCCGGGAACAGGCGCGTCGCCAGCGCCAGTTGCTTGCCCGCTTCGTCGGCGTGGCCGGCACTGAGCGACTGGCCGATGGCGATGTCGTATTTCAGCTCCAGCTCGGTGTTGTGCAACAGCGCGCTGTGCGGGTCGATGGCGCGGATGCGGTCGAGCGTGGACACCGCGTTGTCGGGCTGGTTCTCGAAGATCGCGCCGGCGGCGATGCGCTGCGACAACTCGGTATCCAGCGAATTGAGCAGGTCGTTCTTCTGCTGGGTCACGTCGCTGCGACGCGCATCCAGCTTGGGCGAATACAGCTTGAGCTGGTCGCGCAGTTCGAACACGTGCTGCGCGCCGGCATAGTCGTAGCGGCCCTTGGCCGGGTTCCAGTAGGTGTCGATGCGCGCGAGCAGGAAGTCCTGGATGGCCTCGCCCTGGTTCAGCACCAGCCGACTGCGGTCGTCCTCGCTGAGGCTGTCCAGCGCCTTGATCGCATCGTTCTCGTTGACGTAGTGGTGCGCATCGGTGGGCGCGAAGCGCGCGATCACCCGCGCGATGCGGTGGCTGTGCAGGTAACTGAAGGTTCCCCACGTGCCGCCCGCGGCAACCACGGCGACCACCGCGCCGTACCCCAGCCAGGGAATCAGCCGCTCGCGCAGGCCGATGTCGCGCAGGCCTTCGACCAGCTCGCTGGCGTTCTGCAGGCGCTGCCCGCTGTGGAAGGCCACGGCGTCGCACAGCGTCTTGTACTGGCGCTTGGTCAGGCCCGGCACCGGCGGCGGCTTGCGGCCTTCCTTCAACGCCACTTCGGCGCTGACCTTGTCGAACGGATGCTTGCCGGTGAGCAGTTCGAAGGTGACGCAGCCCAGCGCGTAGATGTCGTCGGAAGGCGAAGGCTCCTTGCCCTGGATCATCTCCAGGCTGGCATAGGCGGGCGTGAGCGCGCCCAGCGTGCCGGCGTCGAACACGGTTTCCTCGCCGGTGGCCTCGTTGAGGTGCTTGCCGGCGCGCGCGATGCCGAAATCGAACACCTTGGGCACGCCGTCGCGCGTGACCATGACGTTGCCCGGCTTGAAGTCGGAGTGCACGATGCCGGCCGAGTGCGCGCGCTTCAACGCCCACGCCATGCCTTCGATCAGCGGGCGCGCCTGCGCCAGCGGCATGCCGTTGTAGGCACGCTCGCGGATCAGCGTGCGCAAATCCGTGCCGTCGATGTACTCCATCGTCATGAAGACGATGGTGCGGTCCTTGTCGAAGTCGTAGACGCGCACGATGTTGTCGTGCGCCAGCAGCTGCGCGCGGCGCGACTCGCGCTGCAGGGCGATCAGCGAATCGGGGTGGCGGCGGAACTCGTCGTTCAGCACCTTCACCGCGACGTAGGGGTCGCGGTCGCGCGCCTCCACCTTGCGTTCGTCGCGGGCCACATAGACCACGCCCATGCCGCCGCGGCCGAGTTCGCGTTCGAGCAGGAAGCGGCCCTTCAGCAGCATGCCCACGCTGGCGTAGTCGCCGCCCTCGGCCTCGGCCACCTTTTCCCAGCTCGACCGGTTGAAGCTGCTGCTGGAGGCCGTGCCCTGAGTGCCGGTGACGGCGGTTTGCGCGGGCGCGTCGGTGCCCGGCCGATGCGAGGCGGGCGCGACCACGGTGGCGTCGGCCTCGCCCGACGGCGCTGGCGGACGCGAGGCCGGCTGCACCATCGTCATGTCGCCTTCGCCGGAGGGCGCCGGCGGCTGCGGCGCCACGCTTACCCGGGTCACGTCGTCGGCAGGCGCCGGCGCGGACACAGGAGCGGCGGCTGCCGGCAGGACGGAGGGATGCAGGTTGCGCAGCTTGGCGGCCAGCGCACGCGCCAGCACGGACTCCAGGCGCCCGTCGGCCACCATGGCATCCAGCAGCGCGTGCTCCTCGCGCACGACCTCGTCGGGCAATTCGCCGCGCGCGGCGAGCGCATCGAACAATCCGGGCAGCGTGATCCGCTTGGCTTGGTAGTCGGCAATCAGTTCGGTTAGAGAGGTCATGAAGATGGAGTCTGGTCAGTCCTGGAGGCGCACGATCACGGCGGAGATGTTGTCGCGCGCGGCGCGCTGAAACGACAGGTCGAACAGGCGCGTCAACAGGGCCTGCGGTTCGGGATACCGGCTGCACTCGAGGTCGAGTTCGTCGTCGGTCAGTTCTTTGTTGATGCCGTCGGAACACAGCAGGAATTGCGTGCCGGGCCGGTTGCCCGCCACCACCCAATCCATGAACAGGCGCTCCTCCGCGCCCACCGCGCGGCTGAGCACGCCGGCACCGGCCTGCGGCGCAGACGCGCCCCCGCCGAACTGGGTGACGTCGTCCTTGGTGCCGTGCACGTGGTCGCGGGTGATCTGGCGCAAGCGGCCGCCTTCGCTGCAGTAGGCGCGGCTGTCGCCCACCCAGCCGCACAGCATGAAGTCCTTGTCGTGCACCAGCACCACCACGGTGGAGCCGATGATGTCGCTGCCGCGCTCCAGCGCCGTGGCCACCAGGTCGGCATTGGTCTGCTGCAGGCTGTCCTCGATCGACTCGATGAAATCGAACACGTTGCCGTTGCGCGGCAGGCGCGCGAGGCGTTCGACGATCATCTGGCTGGCGTAGTCGCCCGCGGCGTGGCCGCCGAGGCCATCGGCGACCACCCACAGACCGACGTCGTCGCGCACCAGGATCGAGTCCTCGTTGTGCCGGCGCACCTTGCCGGTTTCGGTGCGACCGGCGGACTGGTAACGCAAGGTCATGGCTGCACCTCGATCACGGCCAGCGGCCAGCCTGCCGCGTGGGTACCCAATCGGGCCGCAGCGGCGATATGCGCGCACGCGGCGTTCGGCGATGGCAGCGTCAATGCTTCGGCCAGCAGCGCGGCCGGCAGTTCCGCCAGCTTGCGCGTCGCCAGCAGCAGCAGGCGGTCGCCGGGCTCGATCTCGCAGACGATCTCGTCGCAGATCGGTTGCGCGGGCGCGCCCAGTCCGGGTGCGACGAGCGAAGTGCGGGTGAACAGCAGGTCGTCCAGTTCGCCGCCCAATCCCGCCTCGCCGGACGGCGGCTCGCCTTTCGCGAACACCGGATGCAACTGCCCGGCCCGCCAGTGCCAGGCATTGGCGGTGCCCAGGCGCAAGAGATCGGCCCAGCGTCCGGTGACGCGCACGGCAATCACCGCGCCGTCCTCGTGCACCGGCTCGGCGTGCTCGGCGGCGAGCTGGCGGAGGCGCGGATGCAGCACCAGCAGGCGCGTGCGCAAGGCCTGCATGCCGGCGACGAAATCGCTGGGCACGAAGCGCTCGATCAGTTCGCTCACCGCGGCGGCGGCCTGGCGGCGGGGATCGGGCGCGCCGTCGTCGGCGACCACCATGGTCAGCGCGCAATCGTAGCGATGCAGCACGCGTGCGCCGCCCACGTCGACGGCGCGCTGGGTGACTTCCGCCGCATCGGGCGCGCCAGCTGGCGGCGCGATGGCGTCGAGGCGCGGCGCGAGATCGGCAAACAGCTCGGAGAGATCGTCGGGCAGGCGCACCGGCGTCGGCGCCGGGCCTGCGGGCAACGCCGGCGCGGGAGCCGCCGTCGGCATGGACGGCGCCCGCGGCAGGTCGGCATGCGCGACGTCGAGCATGCCGGCATGCGCCGAGGGTTCGGGCAGGCCACGCGTCACCAGCACGCTGGCCGGCATGCGCGGCGCGCCCAGCGTCCACCACAGGGCATGGCCCGCCGGAAGCGCCGCCCACAGGCTGCAGAGCATGTCCGTATCGGCCTTCAATGCGAGCGGCAGCCGCCACAGGCCGGCCTGGCGCCCGTCCGGCAACGGCGCAGCGCTTGCCGCCGCCACCGGCACGAGCGGGTCGGACAGCGCGGCGCTGCGCGCGTCGAACGCATCGACGCCCTCGCCGCTCGCCTGCCCCTCGCGGTGCACGCGTTCGGCGGCGGCAAACCATGCATCGTTGCGCAACGCCGCGGCGACAGCAGCGGGATCGGCCAGCGGCGCCACGATGGTCATGGGAAAGCAGCGCCCCACCCTGTCGGTGGCCGCGCCGGTCACGCCGGCCCAGGCCGAGTCGCCGCAGATGCCAGGCGCCAGCACGAAACGCCATACCGCGGCGTCATGCCAGGCCTGCGTCCAGTCGTCGCCCAGGCGCGCACGGCTGGCGCTTACCGCCTGTTCGAAATGACGGTCCCACACATCCACAAAGGACGCCGGCAGTCGTCGCTGCACGAAATCCCCGGTACCGGGAAGCTTGCCGAAGAATCCTACCCCTGTCGGATTCGGCATGCGCCTACCCCCCGCACCGGAAACGTTGCACTTCGGTATTGAGGAAGGGATTTTTCAGGTTGCCGGCCTGGATCACCAGCTTGGCCACATGCCCGCCGAAATTGAACGTGGCGAGGAAGCGCAGATCCGACTGCTTCTGCAGGTGCGCCGCCTGCAGCGCGCGGAAGAACGCCCAGTCGCCCTGGTAGTCGAACGTGCTGAGCAGGGTACCCGAGGCATCCCACGCCGACACCGTGACGTGGCCCGGCTGCGGCCCCGGCCACTTCATCGCCATGCTGCTCGCACTGCCGGGCTGGTAGCTGAACTTCTGGCCGTCGACGTCAAACTCCAGCTTGGCGATGCCGGCATCGAGTTGCGGCGCCATCACGGTGAAATCCACCTCGGGCACGTTGCCGGCGCGGAAGTACATCTGGCGGATGTCGTCGGCCATCTGCGCCTGCGCCAGCAGGCCCGGCGGGCCGGCCACCGCGCCGGGGCCGGTCTTCCACTGCCAGTTGCTGCCGCTGGCGTCCACCAGCTTGGACAGCGTCTGCTTGTTGAACATGTCGAAACTGCCGCCGTTGCCGAACAGCTCGCCGAAGTTCTGCAGCGGGATGTCGTTGCGGCTGTCCGGCACGAACGGATAACGGCCGCGCACGAAGCTGGCGCAGTCCTTGCCGACCGCCTGCTGGAACTGGTCGCCCAGCGCGCCCTTGGTGCCGCTGGCCACCAGCGACTCGCTCTTGCCGGTGAGCGATGCCACCCAGCCGGACACCGGCGCGGGCAATTGGGCCGCCTGCTGCTGCGCCAGCAGCAGTTGCGGATTGGGTTGGCCGGCGGCGTTGCTGAAGTCGGTCATCGTCAGCAGGGTCTTGCCCAGCTGATCCAGCGCCTGCAAGGTCTGGTCGATGGGCGCGGCGCCCGGCGCGCCGGCGCTCAATTGGTCCAGCGTGGCGAAGTGCGCGGCAATCGCCGCGCCCGGTTGCTCCACCGGCGCGGCAGCGGCGCCGCCGGATGACGCCAGCGCTCGGGCCAGCGCGTTCTGCGTCAGCTTCTGCTCCGCCTTCTTCTCCGCCGCCTGCTGCGCGCCTGCCAGGGCTTTGTCCTCGCCGCTCTGCGGCGGCGCCTTCATCATGTCGCTGGTGTTGTCGCGCACCACGTTGAGCAACGCCTTCAGCGGCGAGCTGGGCCCGGACAATTTGGCGGCGATCGCGCTGGCGTCCTGGATGCTGGTGACCGGTTGCAGCGCGAGGTCGGCGAGCAGGTCGTCCCAGGTCTTGATGTAGTCCTGCTCGTACAGCGCGATCACCTGCTGGGTGAGGCGGGCCTTTTGCAGCGCGTCGATCTTGGTGGCGCCGAACACCCAGTCGTCCTTGGCGAACTGGTCCACGGCCTGCGCTACGCCCTTGGTAGCCTCGTACTGGAACATCGGCTGCGTGTACAACGCCGGGATCGGCTGGGACAGCGAGCCGCCACTCTTGCGCACGAACACGTTGCCGAGCAGGCCCAGCGACTTGTCCAGTTGCAGCGGCGGGTAGTCCGTGTTGCTGCCGGCACCCAGCTTGAGGTTGCCGTAGATCAAGGTGGGCAGGTCGGCCGTGCGCAGGGTGTTGCGCGCCTGCTCCACCAGGGTCGGGTCCAGGCTCAACGCACGCAAACGGCCCGGCTCGGCCACCAGCGCGCGAAAATGCTTGGACAAGGCCTGCTGCAGCACCGTGTCGCCGGGGAACACCTTGCGCCACTCGATGTCGGTGAGCGCCATCAGTTCGTCGGCGTTCTGGTGCTTGGGCTCGCCCAGCATCAGGTAGCCCTTGAGGTAGTAGTAAAGCGCCTGCGGGTCGCCGGCATTGCCGG
This genomic interval carries:
- a CDS encoding serine/threonine-protein phosphatase — encoded protein: MTLRYQSAGRTETGKVRRHNEDSILVRDDVGLWVVADGLGGHAAGDYASQMIVERLARLPRNGNVFDFIESIEDSLQQTNADLVATALERGSDIIGSTVVVLVHDKDFMLCGWVGDSRAYCSEGGRLRQITRDHVHGTKDDVTQFGGGASAPQAGAGVLSRAVGAEERLFMDWVVAGNRPGTQFLLCSDGINKELTDDELDLECSRYPEPQALLTRLFDLSFQRAARDNISAVIVRLQD
- the tssM gene encoding type VI secretion system membrane subunit TssM, whose translation is MAKFLSVLKSGWFITLVGILLLAVLIWVGGPYLGFGSSQPLTSAAARLLLIVLIVVAWLAILQIRAWRARGKAQQMSGELAGQGAPADDRSAAERNQLQARFQEAVDTLRKTRRGSNLYALPWYVVIGPPGSGKSTLLQNSGLNFPLSERFGKEALRGVGGTRNCDWWFTDEAVFLDTAGRYTLQDSDRDADASAWAEFLKLLRKYRKRRPINGVVIAMSMSDLLTLDEAGLAEHIQAIRRRLEELATHLRIGVPVYLSFTKCDLVAGFGEFFDDLNPEMRNQVWGFSFPIDATMDGSAAKRFGEEFDLLLRQLDTRILDRLHAERDRNRRAAILSFPQQLSALRDIAKRFVEGVFTGDAYAAPPLLRGVYLTSGTQEGTPIDRMMGAVARTFGVSAEQLHAPGAQRRTFFVERLLKDVLFGESGFAGTNPALERQKVLLQVASYAGVLLLTVLLVAGFVTSFGHNRDYLAQVQTALQAYPAQSDVDTATTQKEYFARVLARLEGLSAVQDAANKYKGAVPFGMRFGLYQGSEVGDEVHDAYLRELNGLLLPGVAAQFRSGLTGNAGDPQALYYYLKGYLMLGEPKHQNADELMALTDIEWRKVFPGDTVLQQALSKHFRALVAEPGRLRALSLDPTLVEQARNTLRTADLPTLIYGNLKLGAGSNTDYPPLQLDKSLGLLGNVFVRKSGGSLSQPIPALYTQPMFQYEATKGVAQAVDQFAKDDWVFGATKIDALQKARLTQQVIALYEQDYIKTWDDLLADLALQPVTSIQDASAIAAKLSGPSSPLKALLNVVRDNTSDMMKAPPQSGEDKALAGAQQAAEKKAEQKLTQNALARALASSGGAAAAPVEQPGAAIAAHFATLDQLSAGAPGAAPIDQTLQALDQLGKTLLTMTDFSNAAGQPNPQLLLAQQQAAQLPAPVSGWVASLTGKSESLVASGTKGALGDQFQQAVGKDCASFVRGRYPFVPDSRNDIPLQNFGELFGNGGSFDMFNKQTLSKLVDASGSNWQWKTGPGAVAGPPGLLAQAQMADDIRQMYFRAGNVPEVDFTVMAPQLDAGIAKLEFDVDGQKFSYQPGSASSMAMKWPGPQPGHVTVSAWDASGTLLSTFDYQGDWAFFRALQAAHLQKQSDLRFLATFNFGGHVAKLVIQAGNLKNPFLNTEVQRFRCGG